One Neodiprion pinetum isolate iyNeoPine1 chromosome 1, iyNeoPine1.2, whole genome shotgun sequence genomic window carries:
- the LOC124217728 gene encoding uncharacterized protein: MQVEGVDNKPNKLSLDISDSNATKLRENTSQNSESKFEQQYSGINWENAIFLPFDAFFAKLIILSVILLIFTVIYKIAYSVNTTLYIPEYYIIPSCDVIYMTDTILRVVHSMFTRIREMRQYLPTNWLLLVIDITSLIPLNLIYDVWNTSKDRTKQTAYSALLSNKLLRIYRLPLHFLQYRSAIGARNLWKLAMVYLTMYLVLGHILAALLHAMACWNCEEMNWTYSFPIDVLDASKKINQFLAAITVMMSVSWNNARGNISATVPREWCFFSFAMVSGFLMKSMFYAFLVSIFRRNMWRHLTFMLEIKSEADFVKSWGVSGYLRNQLNLYHLTLLKNRAGIREMPEFFHALPGPLRRSVQLDLHWEMLRHSQLFRSQDIAFKRALSCTMRHQYFLPGEYVFRVNRYSAKMIYIASGVLQVLTEDDAETPILSLSSGSILGEGKLLIPSTCRADIRTATHSEVHILDATSLYRLLNLYPKVAAHLHHKRTARTVIAENLNRLKHGQVRRYKNISEHNGISWMKTQWHVIEEASKYGNNHLSIDLIPIDGTRTSRYLELLALSERVELMSNAVCLRMNCPCILEPESNFLNWWEKFNAFVSVVIILLYPYYITFTLTFPNWLLLLDTMFVITKSIDIFIQASTAVKLENRLRIVDIGHLLRLRLQTLSFIIDIIVTLPIELFMMTFGTHSAAEDVPYYSYSAYRINRLLTIYRLYKYILKLEEHSETNIELLKSCRSVFTYAIAAYWLATATYCGSCRLRGCGVDSWIGYYTKHEEETYGKKELFYNPLITTMYYIFNTLTSLGVSKLMPRNNWEILELDGVIILSLIMYVYFCAELGATHIIYYESKNSATEHLKLVTRFLKLHGNSSDISTRVRDHLGTQWEYKKSNRNDNKRLLTNVCQDLYDKIIIHNIMKTLRAVPIFYQGDESFLEILAKKAKVFLLTKDTMIAQAGLKTTAMYVIRNGYCQVVSALPSDVDRDRSEIVGPGSMVLVVEFLHDTNNLADIHTITTCEIISIQRTDFWNTLNMFPEFKAQFENAIDYNYFTGKTIENLSARRGSNKITRYPNWTNLDEKAIISDYMAPFKRIGMFSFIRHLMLRRGINPHGKNFRHWEEFREVVCFLSALFYPKFFTSLVPYPHARLAGYMFDVVGFVDIYLRLHVSYYNVNGIIVTHPLWTTLHYMTTSFITDIIMSTPLELFGLQNTFGSQNTHLTKAWFYLITRPLLLFRIFGRFATVKDDIKHSHTCVAYFRFLLTAGVMLNALSCANMLYNCEFLHDNGVYRNIECTSYSWFSMSQFKQYNDPLSVYLISVYFHSTFMFRCGNGVILVVTTLEMIVIMLVCMTLIPAWWLMIAQITSNKVGGDLSLADYRQEMQAMLRYLRNEDVSSVLILLSIEEVEHRWKCSKGLNWKKLFKTLPSQLHEEVAVELHGPALAKVNLLKDQDFSATRLLACRVENTCYRKDTPIIQRNEVQGNIYIIKSGLVDILAADDTIICSLGPGGIFGSFMRKKPVRHTMQMMASGHTSLFVISAEEFYNVLDHFPVIQERLSRATAMDAEFVDIVAAASNLENMEKKVRSHNKTCHGLICISTKSRWHKHLHWIICVPVSMISVYLVTSQIALQVLTMPVNSLIYTCDFCFFIKIFVGFHTNFADENLNASINNYKQMVKKYFVKWNLFWLDLLCCIPFEVLAYSVDESRVKARLLTVLKLNRLLRLYHIYHFQTEHQRQLYINPVKRSMFLCATNILFVHMGVCLWILIACHESGCKHNIPPNHEERLVTSRFQAMLLAYQYNFDLLTSVGSHDVQPTTIPEVLVTIFLILVYQVMALNLLTTLATFIHFAQYTFTNFEIQVQRLYSFMESKSLSPILLQRIWEYCLQQWLRQQGAWMPSMILSMPNFLQNQIMFDIYGYLLTESEIFHGLHEDFLYQLTARMKRCVYFPKNYIVQAGDVDHTMYFIHSGKVQVFDKAKPSMRGLGSILGVKQGVTTALPHFNDVIALTVTDIMSLHKDAWKDLLAEFPSARIILYDRIAQMTEFY; encoded by the exons ATGCAAGTGGAAGGTGTAGATAACAAGCCCAATAAACTAAGTTTGGATATAAGTGACAGTAATGCTACAAAACTACGTGAAAACACAAGTCAGAACTCAGAGTCAAAATTTGAGCAACAATATTCTGGCATTAATTGGGAAAACGCAATATTCTTACCATTTGATGCATTCTTTGCCAAACTGATAATACTGTCTGTCATTCTTTTGATTTTCACTGTAATCTACAAAATTGCATACAGTGTAAATACCACCCTGTATATACCAGAATACTACATCATACCAAGCTGCGACGTGATTTACATGACTGATACCATCCTAAGAGTAGTCCACAGCATGTTTACTAGGATACGAGAGATGCGTCAGTACTTGCCTACGAATTGGCTCTTACTTGTTATTGATATAACTTCGTTGATACCATTGAACTTGATTTACGATGTGTGGAATACCAGTAAAGACCGCACTAAGCAGACAGCTTACAGCGCACTTTTGTCAAACAAATTACTTAGAATCTACCGCTTGCCACTACATTTTCTCCAATATCGATCTGCGATTGGTGCTAGAAATTTGTGGAAACTCGCAATGGTCTACTTGACAATGTATCTCGTCTTAGGGCATATTTTAGCAGCGTTATTACATGCCATGGCATGCTGGAATTGCGAAGAGATGAACTGGACCTACAGCTTCCCAATTGATGTTCTCGACGCTTCCAAAAAGATTAATCAGTTTTTAGCAGCAATTACAGTTATGATGTCTGTTAGTTGGAACAATGCTCGGGGAAACATTTCAGCCACTGTACCTAGAGAGTGGTGTTTTTTCAGTTTTGCTATGGTCTCTGGgtttttaatgaaatccaTGTTCTACGCTTTCCTAGTCAGCATTTTTAGGAGAAACATGTGGAGACACCTTACATTCATGTTGGAAATAAA GTCCGAGGCAGACTTTGTTAAATCTTGGGGTGTATCGGGATATCTGAGAAATCAGCTGAATCTGTACCACTTGACACTGCTAAAAAATAGAGCTGGAATTAGAGAAATGCCAGAATTCTTCCATGCGCTACCTGGCCCTTTGCGTCGTTCGGTTCAACTTGATCTTCACTGGGAAATGCTACGACATTCACAGCTTTTTCGCAGCCAAGATATAGCTTTTAAACGTGCCCTTAGCTGTACAATGAGACATCAATATTTTCTTCCGGGTGAATATGTGTTTCGGGTAAACAG ATACTCAGCAAAAATGATCTACATAGCTTCCGGCGTTTTGCAAGTATTGACTGAAGATGATGCGGAAACTCCGATATTGTCATTATCAAGTGGGAGTATATTAGGTGAAGGAAAACTACTCATACCCTCGACGTGTCGAGCAGATATTCGTACTGCAACTCATTCTGAAGTGCACATATTGGATGCGACGAGTCTTTACAGGCTATTGAATTTGTATCCCAAAGTAGCAGCTCATCTTCACCATAAACGAACCGCACGCACTGTGATTGCTGAAAACCTAAATAGACTGAAACACGGGCAGGTACgacgttataaaaatatatcagaACATAATGGAATAAGTTGGATGAAAACGCAATGGCACGTAATTGAAGAGGCATCGAAATATGGTAACAATCACTTATCAATAGATTTAATACCAATCGATGGAACAAGGACTTCGCGATACCTTGAATTATTAGCTCTGAGTGAAAGAGTAGAATTAATGTCAAATGCCGTATGCTTGAGAATGAACTGCCCGTGTATTCTTGAACCagaatcaaattttctcaactggtgggaaaaatttaatgccTTTGTGTCCGTTGTCATTATTTTGTTGTATCCATACTATATAACATTCACTCTAACTTTCCCCAATTGGCTCCTATTATTGGATACTATGTTTGTCATAACCAAAAGtattgatatatttatacaagcTTCCACTGCGGTGAAGCTGGAGAATCGACTCCGAATAGTCGACATTGGACATTTACTGAGACTACGACTACAGACACTGTCTTTCATCATCGACATTATTGTTACATTACCGATAGAATTGTTTATGATGACATTCGGAACACATTCTGCCGCTGAAGACGTACCTTATTACTCGTATTCGGCTTACAGAATCAACAGACTCTTGACGATTTATAGATTATATAAGTACATACTGAAACTGGAAGAACATTCAGAAACCAACATAGAATTGTTGAAATCGTGTAGGTCAGTTTTTACGTACGCGATTGCTGCATATTGGCTGGCGACTGCAACGTACTGCGGCAGTTGTCGCTTAAGAGGATGTGGTGTAGATTCGTGGATTGGTTATTACACCAAACACGAAGAAGAAACTTATGGTAAAAAAGAATTGTTCTACAATCCTTTAATAACTACTATGTACTATATATTCAATACTCTAACAAGTTTGGGTGTATCTAAATTGATGCCTAGAAACAATTGGGAGATTTTAGAATTGGATggagtaataatattaagttTAATTATGTACGTTTACTTTTGCGCTGAATTGGGAGCGACACACATAATTTATTACGAGAGTAAAAATTCTGCTACAGAGCACCTCAAGTTGGTCACTCGATTTTTAAAACTTCATGGAAACTCATCGGACATTTCAACGCGCGTTCGAGATCACCTCGGCACGCAGTGGGAATATAAGAAATCGAATAGGAATGACAACAAAAGATTGTTAACCAACGTATGTCAAGATCtgtatgataaaataattattcacaaCATCATGAAAACTTTGAGAGCTGTGCCCATATTTTATCAAGGAGACGAAAGTTTTTTGGAAATATTAGCTAAAAAGGCAAAGGTATTTCTCCTTACGAAAGATACAATGATCGCCCAAGCTGGGTTAAAAACCACAGCTATGTATGTGATACGAAATGGATACTGCCAAGTCGTTTCTGCGTTACCAAGCGATGTGGATagggacagaagcgaaatcgTTGGCCCTGGATCAATGGTACTGGTCGTTGAATTTCTGCATGATACTAATAATCTGGCTGATATACATACCATAACAACGTGTGAGATCATATCAATACAGCGAACTGATTTCTGGAATACCCTCAACATGTTTCCTGAGTTCAAAGCCCAATTTGAGAATGCCATCGACTACAATTATTTCACTGGTAAGACTATAGAAAACTTGAGCGCAAGAAGAGGGAGCAACAAAATAACCAGGTACCCAAATTGGACAAATTTAGACGAAAAAGCAATCATCTCGGATTATATGGCACCGTTCAAAAGGATAggaatgttttcttttattcgtcATTTAATGTTACGACGTGGCATAAATCCGCACGGAAAAAACTTCCGGCATTGGGAAGAATTTCGCGAAGTCGTATGCTTTCTAAGCGCATTATTTTATCCAAAGTTCTTCACATCACTAGTACCATATCCTCATGCACGTTTAGCCGGTTACATGTTTGACGTTGTAGGGTTTGTAGATATTTATCTTCGCTTGCACGTTTCTTACTACAACGTAAACGGCATTATCGTCACTCATCCTCTCTGGACCACATTGCACTACATGACCACTAGCTTCATTACAGATATTATAATGAGTACACCGCTGGAATTATTTGGATTACAAAATACATTCGGTAGTCAAAATACCCATTTGACAAAGGCCTGGTTTTACTTAATCACACGACCGCTTTTACTTTTTCGAATCTTTGGTAGATTTGCCACAGTAAAGGATGATATCAAGCATAGTCACACATGTGTGGCTTACTTTCGGTTTTTACTGACAGCTGGAGTTATGTTGAATGCTTTGTCGTGTGCCAATATGCTGTACAACTGTGAATTTCTACATGATAACGGTGTGTATCGTAACATTGAATGTACTTCGTACTCCTGGTTTTCAATGTCCCAATTTAAACAATATAACGATCCTTTATCAGTCTACTTGATATCTGTGTATTTTCACTCTACTTTTATGTTTCGTTGTGGTAATGGGGTAATATTAGTGGTAACAACTCTAGAAATGATCGTCATCATGCTAGTTTGCATGACATTGATACCTGCATGGTGGTTGATGATTGCCCAGATTACCTCCAACAAAGTTGGAGGTGATCTTAGTCTCGCGGATTACCGTCAAGAGATGCAAGCGATGCTCAGATATTTGAGAAACGAGGACGTTTCTTCAGTATTAATACTGCTATCTATCGAGGAGGTAGAACACCGTTGGAAGTGCTCCAAAGGATTGAACTGGAAGAAGCTCTTTAAAACTTTACCCTCCCAGCTTCATGAAGAGGTGGCAGTCGAACTGCATGGCCCAGCGTTGGCCAAAGTTAATCTACTCAAAGATCAGGATTTTAGCGCAACAAGATTACTGGCCTGTCGAGTCGAAAACACATGCTACCGCAAAGATACGCCAATTATTCAACGCAATGAGGTCCAAGGTAACATTTACATTATCAAGAGCGGACTCGTCGATATTTTGGCAGCTGATGACACTATAATCTGCTCACTTGGTCCTGGCGGTATTTTTGGTTCGTTCATGAGAAAAAAGCCTGTGAGACACACAATGCAAATGATGGCATCTGGCCATACTTCCCTATTTGTTATATCGGCTGAAGAATTTTATAACGTACTGGATCACTTTCCCGTTATACAGGAAAGACTATCTCGTGCCACGGCAATGGATGCAGAGTTTGTGGATATAGTTGCAGCAGCGTCAAACTTGGAGAATATGGAGAAGAAAGTAAGATCCCACAATAAAACCTGTCATGGGCTGATTTGTATTTCAACAAAGTCGAGATGGCACAAACATCTGCACTGGATTATATGTGTCCCTGTATCAATGATTAGCGTGTATCTAGTGACATCTCAAATCGCTTTGCAAGTTTTAACCATGCCTGTTAATTCCCTGATTTACACCTGTgacttttgtttctttatcaAGATATTCGTTGGCTTTCACACAAATTTTGCTGACGAAAATTTAAATGCTTCCATCAATAATTACAAGcagatggtaaaaaaatactttgtCAAATGGAACTTATTTTGGCTAGACCTGCTGTGCTGTATTCCATTCGAAGTATTAGCGTATTCCGTGGACGAATCCCGAGTGAAGGCTAGACTTCTTACAGTTCTGAAGTTAAATCGACTCCTCAGATTATATCACATATATCATTTTCAAACCGAGCACCAACGGCAGTTGTACATAAATCCAGTGAAACGTAGCATGTTTCTTTGCGCAACAAATATCTTGTTTGTTCACATGGGTGTTTGTCTGTGGATATTGATTGCATGTCACGAATCAGGATGTAAACATAACATCCCACCAAATCACGAGGAGCGCCTCGTCACCTCGAGGTTCCAGGCTATGCTTCTAGCTTATCAGTATAATTTCGATCTACTGACCTCAGTTGGATCTCATGACGTTCAGCCGACCACAATACCAGAAGTACTGGTAACGATATTTTTGATACTAGTTTATCAAGTAATGGCATTGAATTTACTGACAACTTTGGCTACATTCATTCACTTTGCTCAATATACATTCACGAATTTTGAAATCCAAGTTCAAAGGCTCTATTCATTTATGGAAAGTAAATCTCTCTCTCCTATCTTACTGCAACGAATATGGGAATACTGTTTGCAGCAGTGGCTGAGACAACAAGGGGCATGGATGCCCAGCATGATCTTGAGCATGCCCAATTTCTTACAAAATCAAATTATGTTTGACATATACGGCTACTTACTAACCGAATCCGAAATATTTCATGGATTGCACGAAGATTTCCTGTATCAGCTCACAGCTAGGATGAAGCGCTGTGtttattttccgaaaaattacATTGTTCAAGCTGGCGATGTCGACCATAcaatgtattttatacactCTGGAAAAGTTCAAGTTTTCGACAAGGCTAAGCCCAGTATGAGAGGGCTCGGAAGTATTCTTGGAGTCAAACAAGGTGTAACTACAGCTCTTCCTCATTTCAACGACGTCATTGCACTGACAGTAACTGACATCATGAGCTTGCATAAAGATGCATGGAAAGATTTACTTGCGGAATTTCCTTCTGCTAGAATAATTCTTTATGATAGAATTGCGCAGATGACAGAATTTTACTAA
- the Tango10 gene encoding BTB/POZ domain-containing protein 17 isoform X2 has protein sequence MTGASDMENKEGKASGSRPSPIGEPENSGSIEVDNSSTVLLKIATLYAERLMNDICLVVNGVEYPAHRLILCASSDVFQVMLMSPQWTESQESRVTLQETPQCATIFSEFLRYFYTGQIRINYGTVLPILSLADKYNVRDLISLCINYMQSHILAAATHGTLVSWLQYTTNCGHHAVAQSCQNFIKWNFELVSKTADFGNFEPDVLVSLLHQSSLVIRDEMTLYECLESWLNHQANRLKTELLLSDLEITVEQIVVAVMSCVRFPMMSPRQLAKLLLSPLTKKYKEFFVERMAIGMSFHSGQQERVDEVIRTEEDGGLLFEPRLYTIDTCSSLLTIENFRSLPSYHTRTLVFSSHSYLAECAGDRTCEWVVDIYPKGVWFKKFCLIVWQGNVEVPEYVMRSVRLSLTCREPPPNGESDMRVKIGVLFYGLQDSVEHIARVTEVIHRFSKDDRVLNLDHLLPFEELNPQQATAGNVISPFLVGPNKDMLKLHIVISPAN, from the exons ATGACGGGGGCTTCTGACATGGAGAACAAGGAAGGCAAAGCTTCTGGTTCAAGGCCGAGTCCTATCGGAGAGCCAGAAAATTCAGGTTCCATTGAG GTTGATAATTCGAGTACGGTACTGTTGAAAATTGCAACACTGTATGCCGAACGACTGATGAATGATATTTGTTTGGTAGTCAATGGTGTCGAGTATCCAGCTCATCGTTTGATACTTTGTGCCTCCAGCGATGTGTTTCAG GTAATGCTGATGAGCCCACAATGGACAGAATCGCAAGAGAGCAGAGTCACATTGCAAGAGACACCGCAGTGTGCTACAATATTCAGTGAATTTTTACGCTACTTTTATACGGGTCAAATACGAATTAATTATGGCACAGTTCTGCCCATACTGTCTCTTGCCGATAAGTATAATGTTAGGGATCTAATTTCACTCTGCATAAACTACATGCAAAGCCATATCCTTGCAGCTGCTACTCATGGCACACTTGTTTCTTGGCTACAGTACACTACAAACTGTGGGCATCACGCGGTTGCTCAATCCTGCCAGAATTTCATTAAATGGAACTTTGAATTGGTTTCAAAAACCGctgattttggaaattttgaaCCAGATGTTCTTGTCTCTCTGCTTCACCAGAGTAGCTTGGTTATCAGAGACGAAATGACCCTGTACGAATGCTTAGAGTCTTGGCTGAATCACCAAGCCAATCGTTTGAAAACTGAGCTACTTCTGTCAGATCTAGAAATAACCGTGGAACAGATTGTTGTTGCAGTCATGTCCTGCGTCAGATTCCCAATGATGTCACCTAGACAGTTGGCAAAATTGTTGCTTTCACCACTGACAAAAAAGTACAAGGAATTCTTCGTTGAGAGGATGGCTATCGGAATGTCCTTCCATTCTGGTCAACAAGAGAGGGTAGATGAAGTGATTAGAACTGAAGAAGACGGCGGATTACTTTTTGAGCCTAGGCTTTACACGATAGATACGTGCAGTTCGTTGCTCACAATAGAAAACTTTCGTAGCTTACCTTCCTACCATACAAGAACATTGGTATTTTCCAGTCATTCTTATTTAGCTGAATGTGCCGGAGATCGAACCTGTGAATGGGTTGTAGACATTTACCCAAAAGGTGTGTGGTTCAAAAAGTTTTGCCTAATAGTTTGGCAGGGTAATGTTGAAGTGCCGGAATATGTGATGAGGTCAGTAAGACTGTCCCTGACGTGCAGAGAGCCACCACCAAACGGTGAATCTGACATGCGAGTAAAAATAGGGGTTTTGTTCTATGGTCTACAAGACAGTGTGGAACACATAGCCAGAGTGACTGAGGTTATTCATCGATTTAGTAAGGACGACAGAGTTCTTAATTTAGATCATCTGTTGCCGTTTGAAGAACTTAATCCCCAACAAGCAACGGCTGGGAATGTTATTTCCCCATTTCTTGTTGGTCCCAATAAGGATATGCTCAAACTACACATTGTCATA
- the Chchd3 gene encoding MICOS complex subunit MIC19, producing the protein MGSGQSARKLTISNDEVVGVIQVSNAVVQRLQGAEDEIGSKDVRDAQPSNLMSLPSGVPILPGQGAPSNGVAVYHYPEYTISALEIQQQKEEELKSQDQYWQRRLQNLEKNHEKIDTIMETEYKKAVDEFTDGKKAPSTKLPRPPCTENSTEVLKCYQENPKEILKCSTLVEKFSSCVDQRRAKIIAARC; encoded by the exons ATGGGATCAGGTCAAAGTGCCAGAAAGCTAACCATTTCAAACGATGAGGTAGTCGGAGTGATTCAAGTGTCAAACGCAGTTGTCCAACGACTTCAGGGTGCCGAGGATGAAATTGGATCCAAGGACGTAAGGGATGCTCAGCCATCCAATCTGATGTCACTGCCCAGTGGGGTTCCAATCCTCCCTGGTCAGGGAGCTCCGTCGAATGGAGTGGCAGTTTATCATTATCCAGAATATACTATATCAGCTCTTGAAATCCAACAGCAGAAAGAGGAAGAACTCAAGAGCCAGGATCAGTACTGGCAGCGACGTCttcaaaacttggaaaaaaatcatgaaaaaattgatactatCATGGAAACTGAGTACAAGAAAGCAGTCGACGAGTTTACAGATG GTAAAAAGGCTCCGTCAACCAAATTGCCGAGACCTCCCTGCACTGAGAATAGCACCGAAGTACTAAAATGCTATCAAGAAAATCCCAAGGAAATATTGAAGTGCTCCACtttggtcgaaaaattttccagctGCGTGGATCAACGTCGTGCAAAAATCATCGCTGCTCGATGCTGA
- the Tango10 gene encoding BTB/POZ domain-containing protein 17 isoform X1 encodes MSLFFSIPLIKDIISGSAVRRMTGASDMENKEGKASGSRPSPIGEPENSGSIEVDNSSTVLLKIATLYAERLMNDICLVVNGVEYPAHRLILCASSDVFQVMLMSPQWTESQESRVTLQETPQCATIFSEFLRYFYTGQIRINYGTVLPILSLADKYNVRDLISLCINYMQSHILAAATHGTLVSWLQYTTNCGHHAVAQSCQNFIKWNFELVSKTADFGNFEPDVLVSLLHQSSLVIRDEMTLYECLESWLNHQANRLKTELLLSDLEITVEQIVVAVMSCVRFPMMSPRQLAKLLLSPLTKKYKEFFVERMAIGMSFHSGQQERVDEVIRTEEDGGLLFEPRLYTIDTCSSLLTIENFRSLPSYHTRTLVFSSHSYLAECAGDRTCEWVVDIYPKGVWFKKFCLIVWQGNVEVPEYVMRSVRLSLTCREPPPNGESDMRVKIGVLFYGLQDSVEHIARVTEVIHRFSKDDRVLNLDHLLPFEELNPQQATAGNVISPFLVGPNKDMLKLHIVISPAN; translated from the exons ATGTCCTTATTTTTCTCCATACCATTGATCAAGGATATAATTTCTGGTAGTGCGGTCAGACGGATGACGGGGGCTTCTGACATGGAGAACAAGGAAGGCAAAGCTTCTGGTTCAAGGCCGAGTCCTATCGGAGAGCCAGAAAATTCAGGTTCCATTGAG GTTGATAATTCGAGTACGGTACTGTTGAAAATTGCAACACTGTATGCCGAACGACTGATGAATGATATTTGTTTGGTAGTCAATGGTGTCGAGTATCCAGCTCATCGTTTGATACTTTGTGCCTCCAGCGATGTGTTTCAG GTAATGCTGATGAGCCCACAATGGACAGAATCGCAAGAGAGCAGAGTCACATTGCAAGAGACACCGCAGTGTGCTACAATATTCAGTGAATTTTTACGCTACTTTTATACGGGTCAAATACGAATTAATTATGGCACAGTTCTGCCCATACTGTCTCTTGCCGATAAGTATAATGTTAGGGATCTAATTTCACTCTGCATAAACTACATGCAAAGCCATATCCTTGCAGCTGCTACTCATGGCACACTTGTTTCTTGGCTACAGTACACTACAAACTGTGGGCATCACGCGGTTGCTCAATCCTGCCAGAATTTCATTAAATGGAACTTTGAATTGGTTTCAAAAACCGctgattttggaaattttgaaCCAGATGTTCTTGTCTCTCTGCTTCACCAGAGTAGCTTGGTTATCAGAGACGAAATGACCCTGTACGAATGCTTAGAGTCTTGGCTGAATCACCAAGCCAATCGTTTGAAAACTGAGCTACTTCTGTCAGATCTAGAAATAACCGTGGAACAGATTGTTGTTGCAGTCATGTCCTGCGTCAGATTCCCAATGATGTCACCTAGACAGTTGGCAAAATTGTTGCTTTCACCACTGACAAAAAAGTACAAGGAATTCTTCGTTGAGAGGATGGCTATCGGAATGTCCTTCCATTCTGGTCAACAAGAGAGGGTAGATGAAGTGATTAGAACTGAAGAAGACGGCGGATTACTTTTTGAGCCTAGGCTTTACACGATAGATACGTGCAGTTCGTTGCTCACAATAGAAAACTTTCGTAGCTTACCTTCCTACCATACAAGAACATTGGTATTTTCCAGTCATTCTTATTTAGCTGAATGTGCCGGAGATCGAACCTGTGAATGGGTTGTAGACATTTACCCAAAAGGTGTGTGGTTCAAAAAGTTTTGCCTAATAGTTTGGCAGGGTAATGTTGAAGTGCCGGAATATGTGATGAGGTCAGTAAGACTGTCCCTGACGTGCAGAGAGCCACCACCAAACGGTGAATCTGACATGCGAGTAAAAATAGGGGTTTTGTTCTATGGTCTACAAGACAGTGTGGAACACATAGCCAGAGTGACTGAGGTTATTCATCGATTTAGTAAGGACGACAGAGTTCTTAATTTAGATCATCTGTTGCCGTTTGAAGAACTTAATCCCCAACAAGCAACGGCTGGGAATGTTATTTCCCCATTTCTTGTTGGTCCCAATAAGGATATGCTCAAACTACACATTGTCATA
- the FucTB gene encoding alpha-(1,3)-fucosyltransferase 10: MACYLRKCLWVTLAASSIFIISQFWLMRIYEGYEIPFEDIKVPVILWWTPFTGNQGRLEHCGQVKCYFTQNRTFVSHNFLSSILFYGSNIEFDELPLPRRGSIDWGLLHEESPRNIPMLTSETALALFNHSATFSRFSDVPLTLVDLDSEEDLIGTKYFVPLEEKSRLIREKGLAPLLYIQSDCNTASMRDSYVKELMEYISIDSYGACLNNKKLPERLRLDHVSSLRDSEFLSLTAQYKFTLAFENAVCDDYITEKLWRPLMVGSIPVYYGSQSFKDWLPNKNSAISVRDFAGPKELANFLLLLTTDESRYSEYISHKISRNLNERITNPRLRNALSNREKDVPNEFGNYVRSFECLVCQRSFDKLEKRNSYIVNKVHYNCPLPVNPLTNTVDKSNFWVDEFIIGRCKAKLLAQLVLRNISIDRQSFDEQLSTFDPERDC, translated from the exons ATGGCATGCTATTTGAGAAAATGTCTTTGGGTAACGCTCGCTGCAAGCAGtatattcattatttctcAG TTTTGGCTTATGCGCATCTACGAGGGTTATGAAATACCATTCGAAG ATATCAAGGTTCCAGTGATACTGTGGTGGACACCTTTCACAGGTAATCAGGGCCGATTGGAACACTGTGGTCAAGTCAAGTGTTATTTCACACAGAATCGAACCTTTGTATCGCACAATTTCCTCAGC agcattttattttatgGTAGTAATATTGAATTCGACGAATTACCTTTGCCACGGAGAGGTAGTATTGACTGGGGACTACTGCACGAAGAATCACCTAGAAATATTCCCATGCTAACATCGGAAACTGCTCTTGCTTTATTCAATCACTCAGCAACTTTTAGTCGGTTTAGTGATGTGCCATTGACTTTGGTTGATTTAGACAGTGAAGAAGACTTGATAG ggacaaaatattttgtaccATTAGAGGAAAAAAGTAGATTAATAAGGGAGAAAGGACTCGCACCATTGCTGTACATTCAATCAGATTGTAATACAGCAAGCATGAGAGATTCATACGTTAAGGAACTCATGGAGTATATTTCCATTGATTCTTATGGAGCatgtttaaataataaaaaactcCCAGAAAG GTTGAGACTAGACCATGTGAGCTCCTTAAGAGACAGTGAATTTCTTTCCTTGACAGCTCAGTACAAATTTACGCTAGCCTTTGAAAATGCAGTTTGTGATGATTACATCACTGAAAAATTATGGAGACCGCTGATGGTTGGATCAATACCGGTATACTACGGCTCGCAATCTTTCAAG GATTGGCTACCAAATAAAAATTCAGCTATATCCGTGAGAGACTTTGCAGGGCCCAAGGAACTTGCAAATTTCTTGCTCCTCCTGACAACAGATGAGTCACGCTATAGCGAGTATATCTCGCACAAGATATCTAGAAATTTAAATGAACGAATAACAAATCCTCGTCTTCGGAATGCTCTAAGCAATCGGGAAAAAGATGTACCGAATGAATTTGGAAATTACGTCCGGTCATTTGAATGTCTAGTCTGTCAAAGATCATTCGATAAATTAGAGAAACGGAATTCTTATATTGTCAATAAGGTTCACTACAATTGCCCGCTACCTGTGAATCCGCTGACCAATACAGTAGATAAAAGCAATTTTTGGGTGGATGAATTCATTATTGGTAGATGCAAAGCAAAATTATTGGCTCAACTAGTCTTGCGTAATATAAGCATTGATCGACAGAGTTTTGATGAACAATTGTCAACATTTGATCCAGAAAGAGAttgctga